Proteins from a genomic interval of Quercus robur chromosome 9, dhQueRobu3.1, whole genome shotgun sequence:
- the LOC126699973 gene encoding probable calcium-binding protein CML18, whose product MSGKEGVKLEDDQVAELQDIFRSFDCNKDGSLTQLELGSLIRSLGLNPSPAQLEALIQKADKNSNGLIEFSEFLELVEPDLLPAKSPYTEEQLKQIFKMFDRDGNGYITAAELAHSMAKLGHALTVEELTGMIKEADTDGDGCINFQEFAKAITSAAFDNSLG is encoded by the coding sequence ATGAGTGGGAAAGAGGGGGTGAAGCTTGAAGACGATCAGGTCGCTGAATTACAAGACATTTTTCGATCATTTGATTGTAATAAGGATGGGAGTTTGACACAACTTGAGCTCGGATCACTGATCCGATCACTAGGCCTTAATCCTAGCCCGGCGCAGCTGGAGGCATTGATTCAAAAGGCGGATAAGAACAGCAATGGATTGATCGAGTTTTCGGAATTTTTGGAGCTTGTGGAGCCGGATCTTTTACCTGCCAAAAGTCCCTATACAGAGGAGCAGTTGAAACAGATATTTAAGATGTTTGATAGGGATGGAAATGGATATATCACGGCGGCAGAGTTGGCACATTCGATGGCAAAGTTGGGGCATGCGCTTACTGTGGAGGAGTTGACTGGGATGATCAAGGAGGCGGATACAGATGGCGATGGATGTATCAATTTTCAAGAGTTTGCTAAGGCAATTACTTCTGCTGCATTTGATAATTCTTTGGGTTGA